The Candidatus Melainabacteria bacterium genome includes a region encoding these proteins:
- a CDS encoding methylmalonyl-CoA mutase, whose translation MVKELSKPKSEKVTKRTIETLSGLPLKPVYTAEDLKNWDYKRDLADPGQFPYTRGIHHNMYLGKLWTMRQFAGYGGPEETNARFKYLLSQGQTGLSTAFDLPTLMGYDSDHPKSLGEVGVCGVAIDSLEDVEILYRDIPLDEISTSMTINGPAVVIFCMFLANAQKRGIDLKKLNGTLQNDIFKEYIAQKTYLVPPRQGLKLIQDMMVFCTREVPRWNTISVSGYHIREAGATAIQELAFTLADGFAYVDAGLEAGLQLDDFVPRLSFFFNAHIDFFEEIAKYRAARRIWAKRMRDHYGAKDERSLKLRFHTQTAGCSLTAPQPENNIIRTAIEALAGVLGGTQSLHTNSMDEVLGLPTEKAAHIALRTQQIIAHETGVANVVDPLAGSYYVEWLTDEMEKGANEYFKQIEEIGGVIAGIESGYFMKEIADSAYRFQQKLDSGERVFVGLNAFTEQAKGANIDILKIGPEYEKRQTERLKSLRARRNNEEVANTIEALKKAMRSGDNTFPLILDCVKAYATMGEICDAMREVWGAYRETAVI comes from the coding sequence ATGGTTAAAGAATTATCCAAGCCGAAGAGCGAGAAAGTCACGAAACGGACAATCGAGACCTTATCCGGACTGCCGCTCAAGCCTGTCTACACTGCCGAAGACCTGAAGAATTGGGATTACAAGCGTGATCTGGCTGATCCGGGTCAATTTCCCTACACACGTGGCATTCACCACAACATGTATCTTGGCAAGCTCTGGACGATGAGACAGTTCGCCGGCTATGGCGGACCAGAAGAGACCAATGCGCGTTTCAAATACTTGCTGAGCCAGGGACAGACCGGTCTGTCCACGGCTTTTGATTTGCCGACATTGATGGGTTACGACTCAGACCATCCGAAGTCTCTCGGCGAAGTCGGTGTGTGTGGTGTAGCCATCGACAGCCTTGAAGACGTGGAGATCCTCTACCGAGACATCCCACTGGACGAAATTTCAACTTCCATGACTATCAATGGTCCGGCCGTCGTTATCTTCTGCATGTTTCTGGCCAATGCCCAGAAGCGCGGCATCGACTTGAAGAAACTGAACGGCACGCTCCAGAACGATATTTTTAAGGAGTACATAGCTCAGAAGACTTATCTCGTTCCACCACGGCAGGGTCTGAAACTTATTCAGGACATGATGGTTTTCTGCACCAGGGAAGTGCCGCGCTGGAACACAATTTCAGTGAGTGGTTATCACATTCGCGAAGCCGGTGCCACAGCTATTCAGGAACTCGCCTTCACTCTGGCAGATGGTTTTGCCTACGTTGACGCTGGTCTGGAAGCCGGTTTGCAGCTGGATGACTTCGTGCCGCGTCTTTCATTCTTCTTCAATGCTCACATCGATTTCTTTGAAGAAATCGCCAAATACCGCGCCGCTCGTCGCATCTGGGCGAAGCGCATGCGAGACCATTATGGTGCTAAAGACGAGAGATCGCTCAAGTTGCGTTTCCACACTCAAACAGCTGGTTGCAGTCTGACTGCGCCTCAGCCTGAGAACAACATCATTCGTACCGCCATCGAAGCTCTGGCCGGTGTACTGGGCGGAACGCAATCACTGCACACCAATTCTATGGACGAAGTGCTGGGCCTCCCGACTGAGAAAGCTGCTCATATCGCTTTGCGAACACAACAGATCATCGCTCATGAAACAGGCGTCGCCAATGTTGTAGATCCGCTTGCGGGTTCATATTATGTTGAATGGCTGACTGACGAAATGGAGAAGGGCGCAAACGAATACTTCAAGCAAATCGAAGAAATCGGAGGCGTCATCGCTGGTATCGAATCTGGTTATTTCATGAAAGAGATAGCCGACTCTGCCTATCGCTTCCAGCAAAAGTTGGATTCGGGCGAGAGAGTATTCGTTGGTTTGAATGCTTTCACTGAGCAGGCAAAAGGCGCCAATATCGATATCTTGAAGATTGGTCCTGAATACGAAAAGCGCCAGACTGAAAGATTGAAGAGTCTCCGGGCTCGCCGCAACAACGAAGAAGTAGCGAATACTATCGAAGCGTTGAAAAAGGCTATGCGCTCTGGCGACAATACATTCCCTCTCATTCTTGATTGCGTCAAAGCCTATGCCACTATGGGCGAAATTTGCGACGCCATGAGAGAAGTCTGGGGAGCGTATCGCGAGACCGCTGTAATCTAG